The genome window ACGGTTCCAAGCAAAAAAGAGCTTGAGGCCTTTATTGAAACTGTAAGTACGTATGTGAAAGAAAATTATCAGGATGTCGGCTCAAATCTGGCCGAGAAGGCCTTGAAAATGCACTACGGCGTCGAAGAGCACAAAAGAATTCGTGGGTGTGTCTCAGCTCAGGAGGAGAAAATGCTTGCTGATGAGGGCATTGAATTGATTAAAATCCCATTGCCCCTTGATGATACTGACCAGAAAAACTAACGAATTTTTTAAGTGATTCTACATCCACATAACACTCATAGGTAATTCCTGTAATTGCTGACCACGAAAGGCACGAAAAGCACGAACAAAACAAGTAGTTGTCCTTTTTCGTGCTTTTCGTGCCTTTCGTGGACAAATGCTTTTAAAGCACTATTCGTTCGACTGTTGC of Desulfobulbaceae bacterium contains these proteins:
- a CDS encoding DUF1178 family protein → MIVYDLTCICGYQFEAWFRGRADYDSQCQNGLLVCPECAGNDIHKILSPVSTVTHITPVINKTSEIVDAVPETVPSKKELEAFIETVSTYVKENYQDVGSNLAEKALKMHYGVEEHKRIRGCVSAQEEKMLADEGIELIKIPLPLDDTDQKN